In Arachis stenosperma cultivar V10309 chromosome 1, arast.V10309.gnm1.PFL2, whole genome shotgun sequence, one DNA window encodes the following:
- the LOC130967055 gene encoding uncharacterized protein LOC130967055 isoform X1, which translates to MPRPGPRPYECVRRAWHSERHQPVRGSIIQQIFRVVNEAHTPATKKNKEWQEKLPVVVLKAEEIMYSKANSEAEYLNPDTLWERLNDAINTIIRRDETTETGDLLPPCVEAALNLGCKPVRTSRSDRHNNPRTYLSPRTQHPPPPPPHPSSGPPRPVGENPYARVSSSAVSQIPLSDSRIHAQQNTRMMGSPNYPFSESFPSGHHQHLAMETKPPSNFGSVYPLYYGYEAKEPQLRTTTVDNSGPETIFVGRPVITPVPEPSGIGLLENFPYGRYPHLPNRAGKETVVGMPEGLRDTECDLSLRLGRCFHPCSSSKNCSAYETEDAGLGAPQGGTKFSHLSLQRNKEFCFYPRETSYGTIGPSSARCNGEREYQNLEATLRKRKAPIGNNEEDGQFCRHLGVPSNQCTGRMQGPGMYQPLHCNENQTSIIMTC; encoded by the exons ATGCCACGCCCAGGGCCAAGGCCTTATGAGTGTGTGAGGAGAGCATGGCACAGTGAGAGGCACCAACCTGTTAGAGGTTCCATCATTCAGCAGATTTTCAG GGTCGTCAACGAAGCTCACACCCCTGCTACCAAGAAGAACAAGGAATGGCAAGAGAAGCTACCCGTCGTTGTTCTCAAGGCCGAAGAAATCATGTACTCCAAAGCCAATTCCGAG GCAGAGTACCTGAATCCTGATACCCTCTGGGAACGCCTCAATGACGCCATTAACACCATCATAAGGAGAGATGAGACCACAGAGACCGGTGACCTCTTGCCCCCATGTGTTGAAG CTGCACTTAATCTGGGATGCAAACCTGTGAGGACTTCAAGAAGTGATAGGCACAATAACCCCAGGACATACCTTTCTCCAAGAACTCAAcaccctcctcctcctcctcctcatccgTCTTCTGGTCCTCCTAGGCCTGTTGGGGAGAATCCTTATGCAAGGGTATCAAGTTCTGCCGTTTCTCAAATTCCTCTGTCAGATTCTAGAATCCATGCCCAGCAAAATACTAGGATGATGGGTTCACCTAACTACCCCTTCTCAGAGAGTTTCCCTTCTGGTCATCACCAGCATTTGGCAATGGAAACCAAACCCCCATCGAACTTTGGTTCAGTTTATCCCTTGTACTACGGATATGAAGCCAAAGAGCCTCAACTAAGGACGACCACCGTCGATAACTCGGGTCCTGAAACTATTTTTGTTGGCAGACCAGTCATTACTCCGGTCCCCGAGCCATCTGGAATCGGTTTGTTGGAAAACTTTCCCTATGGTAGATACCCCCATTTGCCAAACAGAGCTGGAAAAGAAACTGTTGTAGGCATGCCGGAGGGATTGCGAGACACGGAATGTGATTTATCCTTGAGGTTGGGTCGGTGTTTTCATCCATGTTCAAGCAGCAAGAATTGTTCAGCATATGAAACAGAAGATGCTGGTTTAGGAGCCCCTCAAGGGGGCACCAAGTTTAGTCATCTATCATTGCAGAGAAATAAAGAGTTCTGTTTTTATCCTAGAGAGACATCTTATGGTACAATTGGCCCCAGTTCTGCCAGATGTAATGGAGAGCGTGAATATCAGAACTTAGAGGCAACTTTACGGAAGCGAAAAGCACCTATAGGTAACAACGAGGAGGATGGGCAATTTTGCCGGCATCTAGGAGTCCCATCGAATCAGTGTACCGGTAGAATGCAAGGACCAG GTATGTATCAACCACTGCACtgcaatgaaaatcaaacaagTATTATCATGACTTGTTAA
- the LOC130967055 gene encoding uncharacterized protein LOC130967055 isoform X4, with the protein MPRPGPRPYECVRRAWHSERHQPVRGSIIQQIFRVVNEAHTPATKKNKEWQEKLPVVVLKAEEIMYSKANSEAEYLNPDTLWERLNDAINTIIRRDETTETGDLLPPCVEAALNLGCKPVRTSRSDRHNNPRTYLSPRTQHPPPPPPHPSSGPPRPVGENPYARVSSSAVSQIPLSDSRIHAQQNTRMMGSPNYPFSESFPSGHHQHLAMETKPPSNFGSVYPLYYGYEAKEPQLRTTTVDNSGPETIFVGRPVITPVPEPSGIGLLENFPYGRYPHLPNRAGKETVVGMPEGLRDTECDLSLRLGRCFHPCSSSKNCSAYETEDAGLGAPQGGTKFSHLSLQRNKEFCFYPRETSYGTIGPSSARCNGEREYQNLEATLRKRKAPIGNNEEDGQFCRHLGVPSNQCTGRMQGPEQ; encoded by the exons ATGCCACGCCCAGGGCCAAGGCCTTATGAGTGTGTGAGGAGAGCATGGCACAGTGAGAGGCACCAACCTGTTAGAGGTTCCATCATTCAGCAGATTTTCAG GGTCGTCAACGAAGCTCACACCCCTGCTACCAAGAAGAACAAGGAATGGCAAGAGAAGCTACCCGTCGTTGTTCTCAAGGCCGAAGAAATCATGTACTCCAAAGCCAATTCCGAG GCAGAGTACCTGAATCCTGATACCCTCTGGGAACGCCTCAATGACGCCATTAACACCATCATAAGGAGAGATGAGACCACAGAGACCGGTGACCTCTTGCCCCCATGTGTTGAAG CTGCACTTAATCTGGGATGCAAACCTGTGAGGACTTCAAGAAGTGATAGGCACAATAACCCCAGGACATACCTTTCTCCAAGAACTCAAcaccctcctcctcctcctcctcatccgTCTTCTGGTCCTCCTAGGCCTGTTGGGGAGAATCCTTATGCAAGGGTATCAAGTTCTGCCGTTTCTCAAATTCCTCTGTCAGATTCTAGAATCCATGCCCAGCAAAATACTAGGATGATGGGTTCACCTAACTACCCCTTCTCAGAGAGTTTCCCTTCTGGTCATCACCAGCATTTGGCAATGGAAACCAAACCCCCATCGAACTTTGGTTCAGTTTATCCCTTGTACTACGGATATGAAGCCAAAGAGCCTCAACTAAGGACGACCACCGTCGATAACTCGGGTCCTGAAACTATTTTTGTTGGCAGACCAGTCATTACTCCGGTCCCCGAGCCATCTGGAATCGGTTTGTTGGAAAACTTTCCCTATGGTAGATACCCCCATTTGCCAAACAGAGCTGGAAAAGAAACTGTTGTAGGCATGCCGGAGGGATTGCGAGACACGGAATGTGATTTATCCTTGAGGTTGGGTCGGTGTTTTCATCCATGTTCAAGCAGCAAGAATTGTTCAGCATATGAAACAGAAGATGCTGGTTTAGGAGCCCCTCAAGGGGGCACCAAGTTTAGTCATCTATCATTGCAGAGAAATAAAGAGTTCTGTTTTTATCCTAGAGAGACATCTTATGGTACAATTGGCCCCAGTTCTGCCAGATGTAATGGAGAGCGTGAATATCAGAACTTAGAGGCAACTTTACGGAAGCGAAAAGCACCTATAGGTAACAACGAGGAGGATGGGCAATTTTGCCGGCATCTAGGAGTCCCATCGAATCAGTGTACCGGTAGAATGCAAGGACCAG AGCAATAA
- the LOC130967055 gene encoding uncharacterized protein LOC130967055 isoform X2, which produces MPRPGPRPYECVRRAWHSERHQPVRGSIIQQIFRVVNEAHTPATKKNKEWQEKLPVVVLKAEEIMYSKANSEAEYLNPDTLWERLNDAINTIIRRDETTETGDLLPPCVEAALNLGCKPVRTSRSDRHNNPRTYLSPRTQHPPPPPPHPSSGPPRPVGENPYARVSSSAVSQIPLSDSRIHAQQNTRMMGSPNYPFSESFPSGHHQHLAMETKPPSNFGSVYPLYYGYEAKEPQLRTTTVDNSGPETIFVGRPVITPVPEPSGIGLLENFPYGRYPHLPNRAGKETVVGMPEGLRDTECDLSLRLGRCFHPCSSSKNCSAYETEDAGLGAPQGGTKFSHLSLQRNKEFCFYPRETSYGTIGPSSARCNGEREYQNLEATLRKRKAPIGNNEEDGQFCRHLGVPSNQCTGRMQGPETLWMCSSACEKF; this is translated from the exons ATGCCACGCCCAGGGCCAAGGCCTTATGAGTGTGTGAGGAGAGCATGGCACAGTGAGAGGCACCAACCTGTTAGAGGTTCCATCATTCAGCAGATTTTCAG GGTCGTCAACGAAGCTCACACCCCTGCTACCAAGAAGAACAAGGAATGGCAAGAGAAGCTACCCGTCGTTGTTCTCAAGGCCGAAGAAATCATGTACTCCAAAGCCAATTCCGAG GCAGAGTACCTGAATCCTGATACCCTCTGGGAACGCCTCAATGACGCCATTAACACCATCATAAGGAGAGATGAGACCACAGAGACCGGTGACCTCTTGCCCCCATGTGTTGAAG CTGCACTTAATCTGGGATGCAAACCTGTGAGGACTTCAAGAAGTGATAGGCACAATAACCCCAGGACATACCTTTCTCCAAGAACTCAAcaccctcctcctcctcctcctcatccgTCTTCTGGTCCTCCTAGGCCTGTTGGGGAGAATCCTTATGCAAGGGTATCAAGTTCTGCCGTTTCTCAAATTCCTCTGTCAGATTCTAGAATCCATGCCCAGCAAAATACTAGGATGATGGGTTCACCTAACTACCCCTTCTCAGAGAGTTTCCCTTCTGGTCATCACCAGCATTTGGCAATGGAAACCAAACCCCCATCGAACTTTGGTTCAGTTTATCCCTTGTACTACGGATATGAAGCCAAAGAGCCTCAACTAAGGACGACCACCGTCGATAACTCGGGTCCTGAAACTATTTTTGTTGGCAGACCAGTCATTACTCCGGTCCCCGAGCCATCTGGAATCGGTTTGTTGGAAAACTTTCCCTATGGTAGATACCCCCATTTGCCAAACAGAGCTGGAAAAGAAACTGTTGTAGGCATGCCGGAGGGATTGCGAGACACGGAATGTGATTTATCCTTGAGGTTGGGTCGGTGTTTTCATCCATGTTCAAGCAGCAAGAATTGTTCAGCATATGAAACAGAAGATGCTGGTTTAGGAGCCCCTCAAGGGGGCACCAAGTTTAGTCATCTATCATTGCAGAGAAATAAAGAGTTCTGTTTTTATCCTAGAGAGACATCTTATGGTACAATTGGCCCCAGTTCTGCCAGATGTAATGGAGAGCGTGAATATCAGAACTTAGAGGCAACTTTACGGAAGCGAAAAGCACCTATAGGTAACAACGAGGAGGATGGGCAATTTTGCCGGCATCTAGGAGTCCCATCGAATCAGTGTACCGGTAGAATGCAAGGACCAG AGACTCTTTGGATGTGTAGCTCTGCTTGTGAAAAGTTTTAG
- the LOC130967055 gene encoding uncharacterized protein LOC130967055 isoform X5 produces the protein MPRPGPRPYECVRRAWHSERHQPVRGSIIQQIFRVVNEAHTPATKKNKEWQEKLPVVVLKAEEIMYSKANSEAEYLNPDTLWERLNDAINTIIRRDETTETGDLLPPCVEAALNLGCKPVRTSRSDRHNNPRTYLSPRTQHPPPPPPHPSSGPPRPVGENPYARVSSSAVSQIPLSDSRIHAQQNTRMMGSPNYPFSESFPSGHHQHLAMETKPPSNFGSVYPLYYGYEAKEPQLRTTTVDNSGPETIFVGRPVITPVPEPSGIGLLENFPYGRYPHLPNRAGKETVVGMPEGLRDTECDLSLRLGRCFHPCSSSKNCSAYETEDAGLGAPQGGTKFSHLSLQRNKEFCFYPRETSYGTIGPSSARCNGEREYQNLEATLRKRKAPIGNNEEDGQFCRHLGVPSNQCTGRMQGPD, from the exons ATGCCACGCCCAGGGCCAAGGCCTTATGAGTGTGTGAGGAGAGCATGGCACAGTGAGAGGCACCAACCTGTTAGAGGTTCCATCATTCAGCAGATTTTCAG GGTCGTCAACGAAGCTCACACCCCTGCTACCAAGAAGAACAAGGAATGGCAAGAGAAGCTACCCGTCGTTGTTCTCAAGGCCGAAGAAATCATGTACTCCAAAGCCAATTCCGAG GCAGAGTACCTGAATCCTGATACCCTCTGGGAACGCCTCAATGACGCCATTAACACCATCATAAGGAGAGATGAGACCACAGAGACCGGTGACCTCTTGCCCCCATGTGTTGAAG CTGCACTTAATCTGGGATGCAAACCTGTGAGGACTTCAAGAAGTGATAGGCACAATAACCCCAGGACATACCTTTCTCCAAGAACTCAAcaccctcctcctcctcctcctcatccgTCTTCTGGTCCTCCTAGGCCTGTTGGGGAGAATCCTTATGCAAGGGTATCAAGTTCTGCCGTTTCTCAAATTCCTCTGTCAGATTCTAGAATCCATGCCCAGCAAAATACTAGGATGATGGGTTCACCTAACTACCCCTTCTCAGAGAGTTTCCCTTCTGGTCATCACCAGCATTTGGCAATGGAAACCAAACCCCCATCGAACTTTGGTTCAGTTTATCCCTTGTACTACGGATATGAAGCCAAAGAGCCTCAACTAAGGACGACCACCGTCGATAACTCGGGTCCTGAAACTATTTTTGTTGGCAGACCAGTCATTACTCCGGTCCCCGAGCCATCTGGAATCGGTTTGTTGGAAAACTTTCCCTATGGTAGATACCCCCATTTGCCAAACAGAGCTGGAAAAGAAACTGTTGTAGGCATGCCGGAGGGATTGCGAGACACGGAATGTGATTTATCCTTGAGGTTGGGTCGGTGTTTTCATCCATGTTCAAGCAGCAAGAATTGTTCAGCATATGAAACAGAAGATGCTGGTTTAGGAGCCCCTCAAGGGGGCACCAAGTTTAGTCATCTATCATTGCAGAGAAATAAAGAGTTCTGTTTTTATCCTAGAGAGACATCTTATGGTACAATTGGCCCCAGTTCTGCCAGATGTAATGGAGAGCGTGAATATCAGAACTTAGAGGCAACTTTACGGAAGCGAAAAGCACCTATAGGTAACAACGAGGAGGATGGGCAATTTTGCCGGCATCTAGGAGTCCCATCGAATCAGTGTACCGGTAGAATGCAAGGACCAG ATTGA
- the LOC130967055 gene encoding uncharacterized protein LOC130967055 isoform X3 has translation MPRPGPRPYECVRRAWHSERHQPVRGSIIQQIFRVVNEAHTPATKKNKEWQEKLPVVVLKAEEIMYSKANSEAEYLNPDTLWERLNDAINTIIRRDETTETGDLLPPCVEAALNLGCKPVRTSRSDRHNNPRTYLSPRTQHPPPPPPHPSSGPPRPVGENPYARVSSSAVSQIPLSDSRIHAQQNTRMMGSPNYPFSESFPSGHHQHLAMETKPPSNFGSVYPLYYGYEAKEPQLRTTTVDNSGPETIFVGRPVITPVPEPSGIGLLENFPYGRYPHLPNRAGKETVVGMPEGLRDTECDLSLRLGRCFHPCSSSKNCSAYETEDAGLGAPQGGTKFSHLSLQRNKEFCFYPRETSYGTIGPSSARCNGEREYQNLEATLRKRKAPIGNNEEDGQFCRHLGVPSNQCTGRMQGPDQK, from the exons ATGCCACGCCCAGGGCCAAGGCCTTATGAGTGTGTGAGGAGAGCATGGCACAGTGAGAGGCACCAACCTGTTAGAGGTTCCATCATTCAGCAGATTTTCAG GGTCGTCAACGAAGCTCACACCCCTGCTACCAAGAAGAACAAGGAATGGCAAGAGAAGCTACCCGTCGTTGTTCTCAAGGCCGAAGAAATCATGTACTCCAAAGCCAATTCCGAG GCAGAGTACCTGAATCCTGATACCCTCTGGGAACGCCTCAATGACGCCATTAACACCATCATAAGGAGAGATGAGACCACAGAGACCGGTGACCTCTTGCCCCCATGTGTTGAAG CTGCACTTAATCTGGGATGCAAACCTGTGAGGACTTCAAGAAGTGATAGGCACAATAACCCCAGGACATACCTTTCTCCAAGAACTCAAcaccctcctcctcctcctcctcatccgTCTTCTGGTCCTCCTAGGCCTGTTGGGGAGAATCCTTATGCAAGGGTATCAAGTTCTGCCGTTTCTCAAATTCCTCTGTCAGATTCTAGAATCCATGCCCAGCAAAATACTAGGATGATGGGTTCACCTAACTACCCCTTCTCAGAGAGTTTCCCTTCTGGTCATCACCAGCATTTGGCAATGGAAACCAAACCCCCATCGAACTTTGGTTCAGTTTATCCCTTGTACTACGGATATGAAGCCAAAGAGCCTCAACTAAGGACGACCACCGTCGATAACTCGGGTCCTGAAACTATTTTTGTTGGCAGACCAGTCATTACTCCGGTCCCCGAGCCATCTGGAATCGGTTTGTTGGAAAACTTTCCCTATGGTAGATACCCCCATTTGCCAAACAGAGCTGGAAAAGAAACTGTTGTAGGCATGCCGGAGGGATTGCGAGACACGGAATGTGATTTATCCTTGAGGTTGGGTCGGTGTTTTCATCCATGTTCAAGCAGCAAGAATTGTTCAGCATATGAAACAGAAGATGCTGGTTTAGGAGCCCCTCAAGGGGGCACCAAGTTTAGTCATCTATCATTGCAGAGAAATAAAGAGTTCTGTTTTTATCCTAGAGAGACATCTTATGGTACAATTGGCCCCAGTTCTGCCAGATGTAATGGAGAGCGTGAATATCAGAACTTAGAGGCAACTTTACGGAAGCGAAAAGCACCTATAGGTAACAACGAGGAGGATGGGCAATTTTGCCGGCATCTAGGAGTCCCATCGAATCAGTGTACCGGTAGAATGCAAGGACCAG ATCAAAAGTAA